A window of Heteronotia binoei isolate CCM8104 ecotype False Entrance Well chromosome 17, APGP_CSIRO_Hbin_v1, whole genome shotgun sequence genomic DNA:
ggCTCctctagcaggcaacagttaccgctattggctcactccagaatccttcatttgcatctctttgttacaagttgttacatgtcttgcatcctgattggccagttcttccaggcttcaggatcctggtttgcaaggagtgcctgtctcaagtgCAACACAATGCATACCAAAACCCATGAAACTTCCAATTAAACTTTGGCAACCTGGGGCCCATCCATCTTCCCCAATAGCATGCAGCCACAGAGAAATTCATTGTatcctcaattttatcctcagaaccaAACTAGGCATGGGAGTTCCCTATTTGAAATGCACAGTGATGCCCCCCCCTCCGACTTAATTTTTTTaagctggactaggatctgggagacccaggtacaTATCCCCATTCGGCTGTGGAACTttgctggataaccttgggccagtaacaTGCTCTCAACCTAACCCACCTTACATGGCTGTTAGGAggataaaagagagagagaggggaaggatataagctgctttgggtctccattggggagaaagaaggggtataaatgtaaatatttttCAGCATGTGCATGTGGTGGCTTGATTTGGATCAGAACCCTGAGAAGGATTTTCTAAGCTTCCCCCAGTTTGCATGGGATAGTTCCAGTGGCCTGCCCTCAAACAGCTCTACTCTATACTAACTGCTTGCAGCCTAGAAGGAGCCTCTATATCCACTGCAGGGCACAAGAGCCCCTTGGCAAAGCAGTCAAGGCAAAAAGGCTCCAGAAGAAATGTTAAAAACTATTGCCCTAAAGGATGATCTGTCTTTGCTTTGAGAATCTAGCAGGATCATCTGTGAATAATTTTGGCCTGCAAGGGGAAAGGAGGAGAAACCACTTCCGCTTGCTGCGTATTTTGGCTTTGCCTTCTGTGCCCATGAGGTACAGATACACACAACTCACCCACCCCTAACTGAACATGTCACTTCCTTACATATTTTGGATTTGAAAGGAATTTGTTAGTAAGTGCATCCTGCTCCTGTGCTCTGAGACACCTAGTGGCAGAAATGTGTACAGCTCTCAGCAAATGCAACACCCTCCCTTCTCCTCCAGGAAGAGGATCCATTTTGTTTAAGGAGGGTCTTCACTCCCTAATAACATCCTAGTCGAAACACTTTCCGTGACCGGGGTAAATTGCACCCAGGGCATTTTGAAAGGCTTGTGTGCTTTTGGAACAAACGAAGTTGCCTGTCTGCAATTCAGCATCTTGGCGCTTGCAGAGCAATAAATTGGGGCAGGGATATAATTGCCAATTCTGGCTTGGGaaggtcctggagatttggtgcaGTGCCTGAAGAGGGTGTTTGGTGGGGACATCATGTCCCTAGGAGTTCCAGACTCTATTAGTGTTCCCTgtctaactcaggaaaaatgtccccagagcaaactaatttatgtagtagctcacaactttaatgccagtagctcatgaagcagaattcttgctcacaagtctccacagatTAGAGGGCGTATTGGACTCCATGtaaagttgccagcttccaggtggggaaaAGAATACCACACACTTTATATTTTCTAAAAATTAATTAGTTTGTATTTAATACATATTTCTTGTTTATAGTCGATTTCATGGTTTGCTTTGCTTCTTGTTTATGATACAACCCTGATTCTCTCTCTGTATTGtttatcctccaggtggggcctggagatctggagatttggggatagaacctggggacagtgaggtttggggaggggagggacctcagaggggtattgTAATGTACTGCGTTCTGAAAtgtttagaaggcaacatgctttattgacgagtacatcacaaagagaacatggcggggccgggtctCCAATTATATgcatctcccggaacaacccccttacctggccaggtccaatcctggccagttaaacttcccaccacagatcttcataggcggagtgcATTTTTGTCCTTATGTCCAGCGACCTGCAGTTTctcactggtcacctctgtgcgtgcacgctgtgttgtaaattcagggaccgaattgcaagacacaacagataTAATGCTGTAGATTCCATCCTCCCAAGTAgcccccccccgggggggggaactgatctgtgaagtctggagatcagctgtgattctgGGTCATTTCCAGGCCCCACGACCAAGAAATATATAAGAAATGGATTTCCCTTGAGGTTGACAAGTACAGAAAAAAGACTGCTGCACTTGTGAAAACTGCTGTGAGTCGATGCATTACATCAGGACCCCCTATacttattgtatttttttaaaattttatatatgTTTTTCATCTGGACAGGGCAACAACTCATTCTTTTACAGCACTTCCTTGGATATTATGACCCATGTTGCAAGGGGTCATAATATCCAAGGAACTGCTGTAAAAGAATGAGTTGTTGCCCTGTCCAGATGAaatacatattaaaattaaaaaaaatacaataaatatactgcAGCAGGACTCATTCACTCACTCCAGCAGACTCGACGGAGGCCACCAGGAGCTGTGCGGGTAGCATCTTGGAGCAGCAGCACAGAGGTAGTTCCCTCCTggagctggatgggccactagcagGATGGCCTGGCGGGCTATGGACTAACACGGCTGGGctagaaaagtttaaaaaaataattacccCAGCATTGAGCTCTTGAGATGCCTGCAACCCAGCCTCTGACTTCGCAAGGCAACTGTCAGGGAGGACTGCAGAAACCCAACGTGATGCTGTGGGAGCAGCCTCCCTGCTCACTATAACGCTCAGAAACACTGGGCATGCCAGGGGTTGGCAAGTTGCCAATTCCTAAGGGCCAGCAACAGAGGAGAAGCCCTATAAGGCTTCCTATGGGAACAGGGCTGGCGAAATAGCAGCTGCTCATTGGGCCTAGGATGACCCACTGCTCCCATAGGCCCATCTCCCAGGATACACAGAGTGGGTGAGGCCAGAGTTGTTCCACTTCCAGAATCTCTTTTAAAAGGTACACCCCAGGAGAATCAGAGACGAAGGGACAGACCTTATTTATGGCAACCAGGGAGAGTTTACAGGCAGGAGAGGGTGTTGTAAATCACCCCCTTGCTCCTTTCTGAGGTTCTTCCCCCAAAAGCCTGACTAAAGGAACTCTGGACTTCAGCCCAATGCCGGAGGAGTCTGACAAAAATCTATGGTAAATTCATAGagtgcttttttattattattcctagAGAtgtatgatgtcatttctgggaatCTTAGAGATGAATGATGTCATTCTTGGGTTTTCCAGAAGTGATAAAACTCTTCTATTTAAATCAGAATTCTTGAGGAATACAATGCTGTTCAGATCCCAAGGCACAATAAAGAAATAGGGGAAGAAAGTTAGCATTCCCTAGGATGACAGATGGTCTAAGGCTGGCCCTGCTCTTGGACCTGAATCAATCCCAGCTTGTTCTGCACATGCACTAAACTGCAGGAGGGAGAACTGATCCCTTTGTGGAAAACATGGTAAAGTGAATCCTCCTCTGTTCCCTCCCCATATAGCAACCCACCTCCATAACGTGACAAATGCCTAGAACTGGTTCATGTCTATGCTTTAGGTAGCAATCTGATACAATCTGTTACCTGGCCCCAGAAAGCTGCTTGCTTCCAATCTCTGAGAGTGTGTGTATGTTCCTTCTGGAAAGAACATACCAATTAACTCAAGTCACTGTTGGAGTGCCAGCTACTGTGCCACCCACGTCGATCTGACCTGCTTGTTTGAAGTAGCAGCATCAGCCTAGAGACTGGCCTATTTCCCTTTGCGTACTTTGCAAATATCATCTGCTCTGATTCAGGATGTTTATCACAGGCTGAAATCTCCATCTAGAAGTAAACAGGCGTAGGACATAATGCATCAGAAGGCTATGAAATGAAAATAcacggaggaggggagagaagtcATGCAAACCACAAGCAAGACATCTatgttcttttttgttgttgtttgcaaGGCTTGATATGAGTTAAAGCTGTCTGGGATTCACCTCTGGAATTGACTGGTTGAGTTTCAGGACCTGTCAATTTTCAACACCGATTCACAGAATGTGTGAGAGATCCTTCTATGCAGGATGTGTTTGCCTTGCCACTAAGTAGCCACTGCTCAATATTGACATCCTGAATCTTCCAAATAAAATCGAGCATCTTTTAGAGAGATTTGTGCCCCAGCGGTTACGCTTTTGCAAATTAATAGCTCTTTAGGTATCAGAAGGGAAATGAAGTAATTTGTGCCCCAACCGATTTATCAGTCATGGGGGGTGGGACCCCAAATTCCTGTTCTGGTGACAGCCAATTTATACAGCTGCATTTCAGACATGTTATTTGAGGAGGCTGTTCTTTTCCAGTACCTTGAAATGATGGCTAGTTTTAACAGCGAATTACAGATGAGCTTAaaaaattgtttacttaaaattgtttacTTATATTTCCTGTCATTTTTATGGAAACACCTTCCTGGATAGCCAAAATAAAAGAAACGAATGAATACATTTCCTACATGACCTTGGATTTCAAAGGATCACTCTGGTACTGAGGCTATTGTAGAATATTCCATAATAAAAGAAACTAGGTTACACCCATTGAGAACCACGCGCCTTCTATACCCAGGAGCCACTATGCAGCGAGACTTCCCACCCTATGCGCATAACCTTGATTAGCCAGCTCCAACGGCAAGCCACGCCTTTTGCTGACCAAATAATCCAATCACGGTGGAGATAAGGTAACCGCCCTCTGGCACCCCATTCGCCACATAGTTCGATTCCTATTGGCTAAATTACCCGCCACTCCTAACGTATTGGTTAATGTCAAGCCTGATGTGGCCGGAGGACGCGAAGTTGAAAACTGACTGGCTAGCTTTCCCATCAATCCGGATGGAACGGCTTCctattgcaaaaaaagaaaaagaggtggGCATTGAGCTTCAAGGGCGAGGCTATATAAAGGAGAGACAAAGGAAGCGGCGGAGCCGTTTTTCTGCCAGATTGGTTGTCGCCATTTTGCGCCCGATCTGAGTCTGAGGTAGGCAAAACCCCCAGCTGTGTAGCGCCGGCCTTCACCCAACCGCCACCATTTTTACCATGTCAAGAGACCGCTTCCGTAGCcgcggaggaggcggcggcggcggcgggtttCATCggcgcggcggcggcggaggcagAGGCGGCCTCCCAGGGAACCATGATTTCCGTTCCCCGCCGCCGAGCATGGGGAGCGGCATGGGCCAGTCCCGCGGCGGGCACCATCATCTGGGCAGCGGAGGCAGCCTCGGCGTCCCCTCGAAGCCAGAGCCGCCCAAGCCGCCCAGCTCGAGCTCCACGCCGCCTTCCTCGACTTCCTCTTCTGTCCCCACCGTCCAGGCCGGCGCGCCGCCTTCCGTGGGAGGGCCGACCCAGAACCAGAGTGCCTCGCAGTCGCAACCGCCGCCCGCCGCTGTCCCCGCGCCGACTTCCTCCTCGGCTCCCGCCGCCTCCTCGGGGCTGCAGAGCGGCGGACGGGGCGGGGACCCGCAGCAGCAGGCGCAGCCGCCGCCGACTCAAAGCCCCAGCCAGGGCGGCTCGAAGAAAGGGCCCGGCCAGTCCCCCGgcggaggaggtggcggcggcggcggcggcggcagcggcctgAAGGgagtccctggaggccctcaaCAAGGAGGAGGCCCGAAGGGCGGAGGCCCCGGCCAGCAccgtggcggcggcggcgagagGCGAGGAGGCCAAGGCCAGCACCAGCACCCATCGccgcaacagcagcagcagcagcaacagccgcAACAACAACAACCGCAAGGCCCCGGCGGGGAGAAAATGTCGGATGCTGAGGTAAACGGGAGGCATCTCGAAGGCCCTCGCCACGCGCGCGGGACAAGATGGCGGCGCGGCTCGTGGCTTTCTGCGCGAGCAGCTTCGCGGCGCCATCTTGGCGGGGCGTTGTGCGCATGtgcgggggaggggaaggagctgcCAGATTTGTAGGGCTCGACGCGCTTTTATTGTTAAAGCGTGTTAATTTGTGATGGCGCTTTAAAACATATAAGAGATtgtctttgggtttttttctccctttcactcGTTGTGATCGTCAAAGAGGTAATATCAGGCTAACCGCCGAGGGAAGTGGGATGTTCTTCATGCTTAGGCGGGGCTGTTAGGTTTATCGGCGGATGTAGTGATGACATAGACGGCTCTAAACGAGGTTTAGACAGATAAGGAGAGGTCTGTCAGCGACAGTAAACCGGTAGATAGCAATGCTGGAAGGCTAGATGAGGGGAAAGGCCTCGGCTTCTGCTGTTTCTGAGAGTAGTTGGTTGGCTGctgcgagacaggaggctggactaggtgggatACTGATCAGagccagcagagcttttttgtttgtGTGGCAGTCAGTAAGTTAATCAAAAGAGTGATTTGTTCTCGTTTCATAAGGATGCATAACGCTTAAGTTAACCGAAAGAGTTGGAAACAGCTTATTCATAGCAGATTATTTAGCATTAAGAACCAAGCGAAAGAGGGCTTCTACGTCCACAGGCATGTTAACCAAACGAGAGTGAATTTCTAGTCAGTCTCTTCTCCACCTCGTGCTCTACTGTGTATATTTCAGGAACTATGAAAtgtagaagagaaagaaaaacgaATTTGATCCGTTCCCTGAAGGTTCATTAAACTGGGAGGGTGTCTGCTGGCTGAGTGGGATTTCCAAAATTGCTTTGCAGCTCTGTATTTCTATGCGTCACATTAATTGTTACTGTGGAGGTGGTTGTAATAAAAACTGGCTTGTAGTGTCCTAAAGTTTAGAAGAATCCTCTATTTGTTGACTAGAAGCCACATTTCCTGATGCAGCTAATCCACAGTGCATTAGACAAGGAAAATTTGGTCTCTCAAGATAATGAGTTTCTTGTGAAGGTGACCGCAGAAATATCTGGTGGCAGTAGTGGGTGAGAGATAACTTTTCACTTTGTTTTTGAGCTAGAACGAGGGCAGATGTAGGGATTTTTTACTAAAGCAGGCAAGCATAGCATCTTGTTACTGGAACTTACCAGTGAAGAGGTTACAGAGTTAGCAATATATAAAGAGTATTtgtgggaagagggaaagaatATGTCAAAAGAGTAAGGAGGAGTTATACAGTAGTTGTGGGTTAATCCATTTGGGAGCAGTTGGTCCAGATGCTTGATTGATTCTAGTGAGAATTCAGTAGAAGATAAGCAATATTTTTGTGCTGCTTATACAGTATTCCTATGGTTAgctttaaatatttatttgtcATATTTACATGTTCTTGTACTTGGAATTGTTTTATGGGATTTTTATAGCCTTTTTGGATATAAATATAGCAAGACAACAGTgtaaattttaaatggcattAAAGTAGTATGCTGCTGATAGTGTTTTTAAATGGGTAATTTTTGAATTTATACGTATTTGAAGAGAATGGAACCTGTTTTTATTTTTAGTACCCTCAGGCTAGCTATTGTGGAATCATTTTGTGGTTGGAATTGTAGAAGAGCCAAAAGATGCAGAAACGCTTGAGGAAGAGATTGGCTGGATGTAGCTTTTGTGCCATTCAGACATCTTGCATAGTACATGAGTGTGCTCATGTCAGCAATGGTGGACTTGATGGTGCTGTTGATTGCAAATGATAGTTAGGAGCAGTTTgtcccctaagctgagttagcgtaagctagctcacagatttttagcctccagctcacacagttttgttttagctcaggaaaaatagccccagagcacaataatttatgcagtagctcacaactttaataccggtagctcacaaagtagaatttttgctcacaagactctgcagtttagagggaacattggttgggagTGTTGCATAAAAAGGTTGTACTAGAACTTGAGTTGTGATTGTGGAATGTACAAGTATGAGTGGTTgtttggagagtcagtttggtgtagtggttaagtgtgcggactcttatctgggagaaccaggtttgattccccactcctccacttgcacctgctggaatggccttgggttagccatagctattgcaggacttgtccttaaaagagcagctgctgtgagagccctttcagccccacccacctcacagggtgtctgttgtgggggagaagacacaggagattgtaagccgctctgattcagggagaagggtggggtataaatttgcaattcttcttgaGCAAGTCATTTGGTAAGGAAACAAATGTACGTTTTTTGGCTTGTATAAGTTGGATGGGGTAAAAGGCTTTCTCAGGTTGTGAAAAGATGCTTTTTTATTGACCATAGAGAAGAAAGATTTGGGAACATTTTTTAGGATGAAACATGGAGTTTGAAAAGCTTAACATAGAAAATAGTTGCTCTCTCAATGGAGATCTGTGTAGAATAGCTTTTGAGTAGTATCTAGATATGATTTATTGTGTAAGGAAactgaaggaaagggaaagacagACTGAAATAGTGTAGTTGTAAAGTTGTTGAGTACAGTCTTTCCTACAAGAGAGAAATATATTATTTTGACAGTTGACATGTATGCGTaaaatatgagagccagtttggtgtagtgattaagcgccaggactcttacctgggagaagtgggtttgagtcttcactcctccacctgcaacagctggagtgaccttaggtcagccataactcaaggctgttctgttcaagaacagttcttgggagagctctcttagccctacatacctcacagggtgtctgttgtggggaggggaagagaaaggaaattgtaCCTGCTCTCAGACTCCTGGTaatgaagggcaagatataaatccaatctcttctataGGGAGAAAGGAGAGTAATTCAGTGCTATTTTTCTTTGCTACATAGCTTACAGCTGTCCATTTTAGGAATTTATGTCTATCTTTAATTTGTTTTTAGGGCTTTAAAGCCAATTTGTCACTTCTGAGGCGGCCTGGAGAGAAGACCTACACTCAGCGTTGTCGTCTTTTTGTTGGGAATTTGCCTGCTGATATCACTGAGGAGGAGTTTAAGAGGTTATTTGCTAAATATGGTGAACCTGGTGAAGTCTTCATCAACAAGGGAAAAGGCTTTGGATTTATTAAACTAGTAAGCATTGttgaataatatatatatttcaatatATATTATTATTGTTTGTTAGGCCCAAGTAAAACTCCAGGCTTAAATACTAATGGTTTTGTTGCTGGGAAACTTTCTGCAGGAATCCCGAGCTCTGGCTGAAATTGCAAAAGCTGAACTTGATGATACCCCTATGAGaggaaggcagcttcgtgtgcgTTTCGCCACGCATGCTGCTGCTCTCTCTATACGAAATCTTTCTCCGTATGTATCCAATGAACTTCTGGAGGAAGCATTCTCTCAGTTTGGCCCAATTGAAAGAGCAATTGTAATTGTCGATGATCGTGGCAGATCAATTGGGAAAGGAATAGTTGAATTTGCATCCAAGCCTGCAGCACGGAAGGCTTTTGAACGCTGTTCTGAAGGAGTGTTTTTATTGACAACGTGAGTAGATTAACCACTTAGTCATGTTTTCTTGATTGTTATACATGTTACAAAATTTGAAGCAAGTAAATATTGAGTTTATAAGCCATTATTTGAAGcgagtgggtttttttattttattgctttttagTACTCCCAGGCCAGTTATAGTGGAGCCACTGGAACAACTGGATGATGAAGATGGGCTTCCAGAAAAACTGGCTCAGAAGAATCCAATGTATCAAAAGTAAGCACATCTATACTTCCCAGATTGTTGTAGGAGCTTTATTTTTATTGGAAGCTTGTATTAccttaaaggtgctgcttttttattttaagtgacTTTACCTTGGTAGTTAAAATGTGTCACATTTTTCCAGTTTATATGTCATGTATTATGTTTTATATTATAGATATATTAAAATAGGAGCAGCAGTCATGCATTCCATTGCAATAAAGTGTATAGTAATAGCATTatgcaaatttggtgtctttatttttatgttgtagTGGGCACATATGCTGTCATACACTACAGAAATATCGGGCTTAAtataaattatttatatttatatcctgccctccctccaaACCAGGCTCAGGGTTAATGCTGCTGGTGATGTTTTGACATAAATTTTGTGCTTACTATTTTTGGGAATTTTATGCTGGATTTTTAGGGAGAGGGAGACTCCTCCACGCTTTGCACAGCCTGGAAGTTTTGAGTATGAATATTCTCAGCGGTGGAAGTCATTGGATGAAATGGAGAAACAGCAAAGAGACCAGGTGGAGAAAAACATGAAAGATGCCAAGGACAAGCTAGAAAGTGAAATGGAAGATGCCTATCATGAGCATCAGGCAAACCTCTTGCGTCAAGGTACTTGGCACAGGTTTTTGTCTGCTTATTCTTTATGTTCTTTAGGTTGCTCACTTCCCCCTTTCCTTCTTGTCTTGTACTGATTCCGTATTTCCATTCTTTTGCCGATGTGTTAGTCCACACACTTGACTCAGTTGCGCAGACTGTTTTTCATCCATAGTGTCCACAGGTggttgcaaacagttgctgattTGTCATGTATAAGAAGAATGATTATTGAACACTGATGCATTTGCAAATGTTTAGACATAACTATTGTGGCAGTCAACCATTCATTGCTTTAGTGTACATACAGGACATACGCTGGTACTAACTTCTTGCAAGATCTGTCTTATGAATAAACCTATTTGAAATTGTAGGTATGAAAGTTCAGGAACGGTGTTGGTTGTAGATAATGGTTATAACTCCTATAGCTTCAACCTCTAATCTTAAATTATGATTCCGAAAAAGCCTGAGGCATTGGCGTTTAATTTTTTCAGATCTGATGAGGCGACAGGAAGAACTGAGGCGCATGGAAGAACTTCACAACCAAGAGATGCAGAAACGGAAAGAAATGCAGCTGAGGTAACTTTTTTGCTGAGTACTTGGTATGTATAGATTCCCAGTTGAGTGCTCCTTTAGCCTGTGTTTTTCTAATTATGGTCTTGACCATCATGGATCTTGATGTCAACAGAAAACTGACAATTCAGTGCTTGTGGAATACTAAGCAGTACATTATATAATCTTTAGAAATCAGTGGTACTTTGAAATCTTATTGACATATGAATTTTTCAGGCAGGAAGAAGAGCGCCGTAGGCGAGAAGAGGAAATGATGCTCCGCCAGCGTGAGATGGAAGAAcaaatgagaagacagagggaagAAAGTTACAGTAGAATGGGTTA
This region includes:
- the SFPQ gene encoding splicing factor, proline- and glutamine-rich isoform X1, with the translated sequence MSRDRFRSRGGGGGGGGFHRRGGGGGRGGLPGNHDFRSPPPSMGSGMGQSRGGHHHLGSGGSLGVPSKPEPPKPPSSSSTPPSSTSSSVPTVQAGAPPSVGGPTQNQSASQSQPPPAAVPAPTSSSAPAASSGLQSGGRGGDPQQQAQPPPTQSPSQGGSKKGPGQSPGGGGGGGGGGGSGLKGVPGGPQQGGGPKGGGPGQHRGGGGERRGGQGQHQHPSPQQQQQQQQPQQQQPQGPGGEKMSDAEGFKANLSLLRRPGEKTYTQRCRLFVGNLPADITEEEFKRLFAKYGEPGEVFINKGKGFGFIKLESRALAEIAKAELDDTPMRGRQLRVRFATHAAALSIRNLSPYVSNELLEEAFSQFGPIERAIVIVDDRGRSIGKGIVEFASKPAARKAFERCSEGVFLLTTTPRPVIVEPLEQLDDEDGLPEKLAQKNPMYQKERETPPRFAQPGSFEYEYSQRWKSLDEMEKQQRDQVEKNMKDAKDKLESEMEDAYHEHQANLLRQDLMRRQEELRRMEELHNQEMQKRKEMQLRQEEERRRREEEMMLRQREMEEQMRRQREESYSRMGYMDPVSQDWKNPNSLVTQRERDMRMGGTSTMNMGDPYGAATQKFPPLGGSTGLGYETSPGVGQASMSGSMMGSDMRPERFGQGGAGPVGGQGPRGMGPGTPAAYGRGREEYEGPNKKPRF
- the SFPQ gene encoding splicing factor, proline- and glutamine-rich isoform X2, producing MSRDRFRSRGGGGGGGGFHRRGGGGGRGGLPGNHDFRSPPPSMGSGMGQSRGGHHHLGSGGSLGVPSKPEPPKPPSSSSTPPSSTSSSVPTVQAGAPPSVGGPTQNQSASQSQPPPAAVPAPTSSSAPAASSGLQSGGRGGDPQQQAQPPPTQSPSQGGSKKGPGQSPGGGGGGGGGGGSGLKGVPGGPQQGGGPKGGGPGQHRGGGGERRGGQGQHQHPSPQQQQQQQQPQQQQPQGPGGEKMSDAEGFKANLSLLRRPGEKTYTQRCRLFVGNLPADITEEEFKRLFAKYGEPGEVFINKGKGFGFIKLESRALAEIAKAELDDTPMRGRQLRVRFATHAAALSIRNLSPYVSNELLEEAFSQFGPIERAIVIVDDRGRSIGKGIVEFASKPAARKAFERCSEGVFLLTTTPRPVIVEPLEQLDDEDGLPEKLAQKNPMYQKERETPPRFAQPGSFEYEYSQRWKSLDEMEKQQRDQVEKNMKDAKDKLESEMEDAYHEHQANLLRQDLMRRQEELRRMEELHNQEMQKRKEMQLRQEEERRRREEEMMLRQREMEEQMRRQREESYSRMGYMDPRERDMRMGGTSTMNMGDPYGAATQKFPPLGGSTGLGYETSPGVGQASMSGSMMGSDMRPERFGQGGAGPVGGQGPRGMGPGTPAAYGRGREEYEGPNKKPRF
- the SFPQ gene encoding splicing factor, proline- and glutamine-rich isoform X4, encoding MSRDRFRSRGGGGGGGGFHRRGGGGGRGGLPGNHDFRSPPPSMGSGMGQSRGGHHHLGSGGSLGVPSKPEPPKPPSSSSTPPSSTSSSVPTVQAGAPPSVGGPTQNQSASQSQPPPAAVPAPTSSSAPAASSGLQSGGRGGDPQQQAQPPPTQSPSQGGSKKGPGQSPGGGGGGGGGGGSGLKGVPGGPQQGGGPKGGGPGQHRGGGGERRGGQGQHQHPSPQQQQQQQQPQQQQPQGPGGEKMSDAEGFKANLSLLRRPGEKTYTQRCRLFVGNLPADITEEEFKRLFAKYGEPGEVFINKGKGFGFIKLESRALAEIAKAELDDTPMRGRQLRVRFATHAAALSIRNLSPYVSNELLEEAFSQFGPIERAIVIVDDRGRSIGKGIVEFASKPAARKAFERCSEGVFLLTTTPRPVIVEPLEQLDDEDGLPEKLAQKNPMYQKERETPPRFAQPGSFEYEYSQRWKSLDEMEKQQRDQVEKNMKDAKDKLESEMEDAYHEHQANLLRQDLMRRQEELRRMEELHNQEMQKRKEMQLRQEEERRRREEEMMLRQREMEEQMRRQREESYSRMGYMDPRERDMRMGGTSTMNMGDPYGAATQKFPPLGGSTGLGYETSPGVGQASMSGSMMGSDMVKVMPAG
- the SFPQ gene encoding splicing factor, proline- and glutamine-rich isoform X3; translated protein: MSRDRFRSRGGGGGGGGFHRRGGGGGRGGLPGNHDFRSPPPSMGSGMGQSRGGHHHLGSGGSLGVPSKPEPPKPPSSSSTPPSSTSSSVPTVQAGAPPSVGGPTQNQSASQSQPPPAAVPAPTSSSAPAASSGLQSGGRGGDPQQQAQPPPTQSPSQGGSKKGPGQSPGGGGGGGGGGGSGLKGVPGGPQQGGGPKGGGPGQHRGGGGERRGGQGQHQHPSPQQQQQQQQPQQQQPQGPGGEKMSDAEGFKANLSLLRRPGEKTYTQRCRLFVGNLPADITEEEFKRLFAKYGEPGEVFINKGKGFGFIKLESRALAEIAKAELDDTPMRGRQLRVRFATHAAALSIRNLSPYVSNELLEEAFSQFGPIERAIVIVDDRGRSIGKGIVEFASKPAARKAFERCSEGVFLLTTTPRPVIVEPLEQLDDEDGLPEKLAQKNPMYQKERETPPRFAQPGSFEYEYSQRWKSLDEMEKQQRDQVEKNMKDAKDKLESEMEDAYHEHQANLLRQDLMRRQEELRRMEELHNQEMQKRKEMQLRQEEERRRREEEMMLRQREMEEQMRRQREESYSRMGYMDPVSQDWKNPNSLVTQRERDMRMGGTSTMNMGDPYGAATQKFPPLGGSTGLGYETSPGVGQASMSGSMMGSDMVKVMPAG